One Lagenorhynchus albirostris chromosome 7, mLagAlb1.1, whole genome shotgun sequence genomic window, ggagtggaattgctgggtcatatattaactgtgtttaaccttttgaggaattgccagactaatttccaaagtggctgcaccattttacaatcctacCTACACTGCATGAAGTTTCCAGttcctctacatccttgccaactttTGTTATCATCTGTCTTTTTAGTTATTTATGTACATCCTAATGGGTGTGCAGTGGTCTTacggtttttgtttttggttttttggccgcgtggcatttgggatcctagttgccagaccagggtttgaacccacgccccctgcagtggaagcatggcatcttaaccactggactgccagggaattaccCCTCTTATGGTGGTTTTGATGTACATTTCTCTAGCTACTAATAATGTTGACTATCTTAGATGTTTTTGAATACTGAATCGATACTCCTTTTGTGTATGGAGACTTTATTGGGCCAGAAGAGATAGAGATTTCCCTTATGAAGTTTTACCTTGTTCTGTTTCCTTGGTGGCTTTTTTATTGGCAGCaacaaatattcagtaaataccACTCTGTGTGCAGAATACTGCTAGCAATATGATTTAAATAACACCTCCATTTTATTTCAGTAGTCCTCATATTATTTGCTGCCTCATTGATTCATTCAGAAGGCTTGTTTGGAATCCCACATCGTTGCTGTTAATAGGCTTTGCTGGGAATTTTCTGTTTGATCAGTGTGATGCACTAATGAGTGCCTGGTACTGTGCCTGTCATACTCATCACACCCACTAATAACAAAAGAGGAGATCAAGGCTCCAAGCTCCATTCCTGTGTGGGCTGGCTGCAGTGTTTTTGTTCTCTAATTGCAGATAGCTTCCTTAAACTTTGACTGCCTAGGGTCTCCAACGGGGGATTTGGCTGTGGTATTGGTGTGGTGTTGGCGCTGGCTCCCTCTCTATCCAGAGAAGAGTCAGACCTAGAGCCCTAGACAGCTTGAAGCTTCCTGTAACTTTTTCATATTTGCCCTTGCATGACAATACAAACTTgagatttcaaattaaaaatcatcAAAGTGAGCCCGTAAAACATACATAAACCTTTGCACCCAGGTCCGGAAAGTTTTCACTGAAATGGTGGTAGTGGCCACAGTAGTGGAGGGTGGCCTTTAGTGTCACGGTTTAGAGCAGACTCTGGTTCAGCGATTCATGGGCTGGAATTGCCATGTAATAGCTGTGtaatcttgtacatattttaaggtttttataaggattaagtaaaataatgcatttatAATGCTTATTCTGGTTCCTGGTACTCCATAAATGTTAGAtgatgttattatttattattgtacACTCAAAAATCACATTCTTTTTCACTGTAATATTTCtgctgttttttcctttctgttttttcttatgTTCCAAGTATTCTACATTACTTTGgtaattacaaaaaaacaaaaaagcactaaagaggaaagaaatttacACTTGTTTTTGGGAGTAAAACTTCGGAGATCTGTGTTTACAGGCAGTGGGAAGTTGGTCACAGCCTCAGTTTTTGATGGAGGAAACCAGTTGCATAATTGGATTTCCTCCACAGTTAGAAGCAGCAACCTTTGCCCAGTGCTATTTTCTCACTATTCAGTTAGTGGTAGAAAGGAAGCCCTGTGATCCCCCAAGTGTCTTTTTGGGGCCCAGTGACTGGCTCAGGGTGTGTAAGTGAACTTCTTGACATGTGCGTTTCCAGGCTTCTTTTGTGTTGTTTGAAGCTGAAACGTTTAGGGATGACCTGAGGCACTTTATTATGTTTCTTCTACTCTAAAACTCTAGGCCTACCGTGGCTCTAGGTCATGGTaggcctccttcctctccctttctcctctttactCTTATCGCGCCTCCAACCTTGAATGTGCACCCATTGTTTAGCttttactcttttccacagtggctgcgccAGTTTACACTGCCACCAACAGTGTGTAtgaaggctcccttttctccccatcctctccaacacttgttatttcttgcctttttgataatagccatttcgctgggcgtgaggtgatatcttattgtggctttgatttgcatttccctaataattagtgatgttgaacatctcttcatgtgcctcttggccatctatatggcttctttggaagaatgtctattcagatcctctggccattttttaatcaggttgtttgctttttgttgagtTTGTATCGTAAAATCTTAATTTGGTTATGTCTAGATTTCTTAATAAGCAGTTTTTCTACATTTAGAGTACAGTCTGTTCACTGTAATTTGGTAGTGGTTTAGAGCATAGAATCTGttgtcagactgcctgggttcagatccaggCTCTACCACTTAACAGCTTTATGACCTTGAGCATAGCCCCTGTAATTGCTGAAAAAATCTAGAGAACTAATATATAAAAAGTGCTTAGAATCATGCATGGCACCTTGTAAGTGCTTAAATACTAGGGGCTGTTGTTTTTATTGAGTGCGGGCTCTATTTAGGGCATTGTGTTAGATAATGGAGACCTTAAGAGGGTCTAAAGCCCAGTTGCTGCCCACAAGAGGCTTGTGATAGTGTTGGGGAAATGTTTAGAGGAAGACTAAAGCTACTTGTGGTCACATGTGCTCAGCATCAAATAATAGAGACAGACACTATGTAAGAGTTCAGAGGAAGGAATGGGCCATCAGGAAAGCTTTATAGAGGAGGCAGCTGAGTTCTGCCTGAGTCACCAATGAAGAATTCTAAGAAGGGAAATAGCCTGAGGGGAGAGAAGCAAGGGAAGTGGCAAGGTACATTTGGCCTGGTATGTAGGATTAGAGGTGAGAGGAGCTCTTTCTAGTTAATTTCTAGAAGTAACCAGGGAGCATAGTTTGATTAAATCAAGTAAGATTAGGAAGTCTTAGTTTTCCTGAGTGGGGATCCTCCCATACACCTTAATAAATGCTGCCTTGCCAGGGTGAGGAAGAAGTGAATTGGGTGGAGGaattgggtgggggaggggcagccaccTGGGTTCACACTTCCTTTATCTGATATATCTTTGCAGTATGACTTCTCTTTGGAAAAGAAAACCATTGAGTGGGCTGAAGATATTAAGAAAATCCAAGAAGCCCAGTGGGAAGCAGAGCGCAAGGCTGAGGAAGCAGAAGCTAAGGTGAATTCTAAGAGTGGCCCAGAGGGTGACAGCAAAATGAGCTTCTCCAAGACTCACGGTACAGCCACAATGCCACCTCCTATCAATCCCATCCTTGCCAGCTTACAGCACAACAGCATCCTCATGCCGACTCGGGTCAGCAGCAGTGCCACAAAACAGAAAGTTCTCAGCCCACCCCACACAAAGGCAGATTTCAATCCTGCTGACTTTGAGTGTGAAGAAGACCCGTTTGATAATCTGGAGTTAAAAACTATTGATGAGAAGGAAGAGCTGAGAAACATTCTGGTAGGAACCAGTGGGCCCATTATGGCCCAGTTATTGGACAGTAACTTGCCTAGAGGTGGCTCTGGGTCTGTGTTACAGGATGAGGAGGTCCTGGCATCCCTGGAGCGGGCAACCCTAGATTTCAAGCCTCTTCACAAACCCAATGGCTTTATAACCTTACCACAGTTGGGCAACTGTGAAAAGATGTcgctgtcttccaaagtgtcccttccccccatccctgCAGTAAGCAATATCAAGTCCCTGTCCTTCCCCAAACTTGACTCTGATGACAGCAGTCAGAAGACAGCCAAGATGGCAAGCACTTTCCATAGCACATCCTGCCTCCGCAGTGGCACGTTCCGGAATTCCCTAAAGCCTTCCACCCAAAGCAGTGCCAGTGAGCTCAATGGGCATCATGCTCTTGGGCTTTCAGCTTTGAACTTGGACAGTGGCACAGAGGTGCCAACCCTCACCCATTCCCAGATGCCTTCCCTCTCTGTCTTGTCTGTGTGCACAGAAGAATCATCACCTCCAAATACCTGTCCCACGGTAAgccttttataaatttatttatttatttttggttgcgttgggtcttcattgctgcgggcgggctttctctagttgtggtgagcgggggctactcttcattgcggtgcgcgggcttctcattgtggcttctcttgttgtggagcatgggctctaggcacgcgggcttcagtagttgtggcacacggcctcagtagctatggctcgtgggctctagggcttagtagttgtggcacacgggcttagttgctccatggcacgtgggatcttcccagaccaggaatcaaatccatgtcccctgcattggcaggcgggttcttaaccactgtgccaccagggaagtcccacggtAAGCCTTTTAAATCCCCCTGAATTAAAGCTCTACAGATTTCTAAATTCTACGCAGCAGTTGCCACCCTCACATTCTTCTTTGCAAGGTTTAGGGCAGGATGGGGCATGACCAAATTGACCTTGCTTACATTAAGTATATgtagttctgtttatttttctgaggaCAGAGATTATTAGCTTTGCACCTAACCTGGTTAATGTTGGCTTGTTCCTCCCTGCATCTTTTTGGTCTTTTCCTTCAAAAAGATAATGTGTATCATGTGAATGATGTTTTCCTGCCTAATCAATTTGTTGTTTTCTGTGCTGCCATGtcttgtgtttgcattttttaaaggctttctttctttgtacctttttactttttcctattagctttcttaatttttttatggttGCTTGGTATTCCTCCTTTTATCTTCTCCctacctccctctccttcctctttccatcTCACTCTGCCTTGAAGTTTGGCTCTTTTGTGTTTGACTAATTTGGGGTTATGTTTTTCAAACTGGGCGGTACTTTAGTAACTGGGGCATAATTTGTATTGGAAGTTTCAGCAAAAGATagaaatttgtcatttttaaacCTATAGGTTTTAATCctgcaattactttttttttcttactactaAGAATTGTGCAGTTTTCTccaaagggagggagaggggaaggttGGAAGTCAGATTTAGTGTTGAAGGGTGGATTGATACGAAAGTTGTAATTTGTATCATCTTGAAGAAAATCTGATTTGTCACACAAGAGAGATGCATACATATATAGGGAGGTTACTTTATGTGGTTGTTTCAGCCCCACAGAACAATTGCATTATAGAATAGAAATCACAGAAGACCAAGAACCTTTTGCTACACcagttcagattttttaaatgacagcatATCAAGACAGTATTTAGAGCCAGAAAGGAGCCTGATTGTATTAGTGGGAAATCTCTGAGAGACCATAATAAGCCTGCTATTAGCTGGTAGAAAAGATGAGCCTTGGCCTGCCTTACAAAGAGTGCAAGTTCCCAGCAGTGACATTCTTGGTAAATGATTTTCTCTGTGTGAGTGCTTCCATTGTCAGAGCTTACTGCTGCCCGTAAACTTCCATGGACCCTGGCCCAGAGAAACTAAATAGAGTGCATAACATCTCCTAGGGTGGACCTTATCCTAATTCCTCCTGGTTTATGGTTGGACTTTGGTCAGCAGGATACTCCTCTTCGCTTTGTGACTCATTGTGTGCTTTAGAGGAATTAAAAGCACTCTGAAaggttcccccacccccaccgacTTAGAATGTCAGCGGAAACCATGCTTCTCCCTGGCCTGGGGACTGACTGCCTTTGGGGGGCAAATATAAACAGAGTTGGAGTTctgatgatcttttttttttttttgcggtatgtgggcctctcaccgttgtggcctctcctgttgcggagcacaggctccggacgcacaggctcggtggccatggctcacgggcccagcagctctgtggcatgcgggatcctcccggaccggggcacgaacccgcgtcccctgcattggcagatggattctcaaccactgcgccaccagggaagcccagagttctGGTAATCTTTTAAGGAAGTCATGACCCTTACCTCCAGGGAGCAAAGCCTAGTTCCCATCCTGGCTTTCTATCCTTAGTGCGAGTCTTTGAGGCCCACGGTAGGAGCTTCCTAGTGAGAGAAGCACTTCTCTCCAAGATAGGGACTTGAGGCAggtgggtggtgatggtggtcagCTGGACTGTATACATCCTTCAAATAGGAACTCCTAGGGAAGTGTTCCTGGAATTTGGTTCTTGTCAGCTATTTCAGGCCCGGTGTTTGGGTCTCATTTTTTAGATTTTGATTTCATGTTTCACTGTTTTATATAAACTAATCTTAGAAGTTGAGAACTCCATGGGATCATGTTAAGAGGAACAATCTTGTGATGTGCCCTTATTCTGTGTCCAGCATAGACCTGCCTGACCTAGCACCAGGGCCTCTTCCCACTGCCCCTCAGCCCTTCAAGGAGTCTTGCTCTGCTCACAGGTTAGGCTCATTCTGCCATTgggttctctttctccggctATGGATATCTATTTCCCACTTTTTCACAGTTACTTCAGcaaaatatttgcctttttccttATACTTCTGAGTTCTCAATTTACTAATTTTGGCCAAGAAGCATACGAGTAGTGCCAGTTTGCTTTTAAATTGTATCCTAAATAATTTTCATTACATACAATCTCTTAGCTTTTCGGTGTTTGAATCTGTTGATCGTTTCTTATGTTGCCATTGCTTTAATACTTACAGTAGAGTCCTTCTCCATctctagatttaaaaaatgagggacttccctaccagtccagtggttaggacttggcgctttcactgctgtggccccaggttcgatccctggttggggaactaagatcccacaagccatgtggtacagccaaaaaaagaagaaaaagaaaaggaagaaataggaagcctcaaaaaagaaataaacaaatgaaaaacatttttaataaataaaaataaaaaatgaatttatttttatcaaagtactacaaacatattttaatgaaatcaagTAGCATTTAAAAGGCTTGTATTGAAAAACAGTAGCTCCCTGCCTCACCTCTCCCCAGTTCCAGTTTTGCTTCCCATAGTCAGGCACTTTTGACCTTTAAACTGTTTATGCTGGGATTTATCTCTGTATTTCTGAATTAGATGcttacatttttctaaatttatcaattttagacAGGTTTATACTTCCTGTTGCAGTAGTTGAGGATTTAGCTCTGATAATAGCCCCTTCTCTACCTTCTTCCTGTACCTCCCATCCTATTTATATCACAAATTTCGGTTCAGTTAATGTTATTGTTCATATTATTATGGTTGGGTAAATATTTATTACTGAGTTCAGATGGTGTACtctggtgatgatgatgatttttttggTAGCTTTTTGTTTCTCTAGTTTAACTGCCCCATTAAAAAAGTCTGCATGGTTTCTTTGTGCCTGTTGCTAATTTTGTCCAAATGCTCCAAAAGAGCTGCCAAAGACCTAATGATAATTTTCTTGTTCAAATACATTCAAGCATGTTGGTCAACCTGTCTGATTTtgtctttttgggggggggggttctttgttgctgcgtgcgggctttctctacctgTAGTGAGcgagagctactcttcgttgcggcgcgcgggcttctcagtgcaggggcttctcgttgcggagcacgggctctaggcacacgggcttcagtagttgctgcgcatgggctcagtagttgtggtgtgcaggtttcagtagttgtggctcgtgggctgcagaacacaagctcagtagttgtggcgcgtgggcttagttgctccacagcgtgtgggatcttcccagaccagggatcaaacccgtgtcccctgtgttggcaggcagattcttaacgactgcgccaccagggaagtcctatttttgAGTCCTTGAATATctaaaaatgtcttaattttacCCTCACATGTGAATAATACTTTGGATTTAGATTTCTTAGTTGAAGGTCATTTTTCTTCAAGAATTTTTAAGACATtgctcccttaaaaaaaaaaattcaaatttaagtatAAGCTCCACTGATTTCTAGCAATACAGTGctattctgattttttcccctaCTCCCAcaagctttcttttcttcatttctggagATTAGAAATTTACCAGTGATGGGCTTTGTTCATTCATTGTGCTTGGCCCTCCTGGATCCAAAGGCTCAGCTCAGTTTTCAAAATCTGGTTGATGTGGTTCgttgctttgtattttcttttttgtattttctatctctttgacTTTATGTTTTACTTTCTGGGATATATCCTTGCCTGTgtataaccctttttttttttaaatatcataatcttttaaataaaatttttactttattttaaatttccaagtgTTTTGTCTTTTCCCTCTTCTGGTTTGGTCTTATGTTGGTGGCTTTGGCTTTCTATTCACATTTAAGAGTGAGGcactaaaataaatcaaaacggAGAATGTGTATGTTGGGGTGTGCTTGCTGATCATGAAGATTCACTATAGGCTGAAGGTTAGTTGGCTTTGAGGGGAGCTCTGCAAAACATCAACATGTGAAGGTCTTGGGGGCTATTAAAATTTATCTAGAGAGTTCTGCTTGAATGCTAAAGAAGGTGGGGAATGCTGGTGTAGTTACTTAGTCCCTTTTGGTTCTTGCACCTCACTCTGCCATGTGCTGTGCTTGGTATCCTTAGTCCTTTTGGCTCACGTTTTCTAGAGACTTAATGTTCTGCCTCCTGCAAAGGTGAGGTGGGGAAGGTCTGCCTGAGGGTTTTCTGCTCTGATCACTGCCTTCGTTTCTTGCCTTATCCCAACAGTACCCGGTGCTTCCAAATGCTGAACCCGTCTCTCTCGGGGTCTCCAGGGGCGTGTAACTTCATTGCCTCTGCCCATTACTCTGCCTCCATTAGCATTCCACCTTCTaaaatttcattgaaatatattGTCCTCTGctgttccctctttttctttgacCTTAAAGGTTAATacagttttaattgttttattatcattttagtgGGTTTTGGAGGGGAGGAGAATCAGTGTCAACTTATTGTGTTAAATGAAAATCCCCCCTTTGAAATCCTAATAGAGCTCCACTTATTCAGTAACTGATTAGGGGTAAGTTTCAAGCTCAAAGCCAGGCCTTAGGCATCTAGAAATGCATGTGTCATGGAAACTAACCTCTAGGAGCTCATACTGTGTGTAATAAGTACTGTGCCAGCAGTGCGACCAAAATGCTGTTTGGCTATTGGTATTCTCAAGCCCAGGTAGAGCCTGCCCctgaaaagagagagacaatCTTGGGGCCTGCAGTGGCCAGAGGGTGTGATGCAGTTCCCATGCCCTGTCGTGACTCCTGTAACCTAATGACTGAGCCCCACGATTGGACTGCCTGGAGTATGCTGTGGGTGAGATGGTTAAGCAGAAACTACTGGCTTTTAGGCCTGTAGAATCTTCTTGGTTTTTCCCAGCTGACTTGGAGGAGAGCATCCGGTTATAGctatataatttgtttttaatattttatttttagtttaataatatattttaaaatatttatttgtttgtttttggccactttgggtcttcattgctgcgcacgggctttctctagttgcggcgagcaggggctactcttcattgtggtgcgcgggcttctcattgctgtggcttctcttgttgtggagcacgggctctaggcacgtgggcttcagtagttgtggagcgtgggcttcagaagctgtggctcgtgggctctggtgcacaggctcagtagttgtggtgcacgggcttagttgctttgcagcatgtgggatcttcccggaccagggctcgaacccctgtcccctgcattggcaggcggatttcaaaccactgcaccaccagggaagtccggagcTATATAATTTTGAACATGCTTTTAGGATAGCaggctcctttccctcctccctcccccaccccggccccctgcaaaaaaaaaagaaataaagaaaattttgttgAAAAACTTTCCCTGGTTCTTCAGAGCTGGGCCAAGCTGTCAAACAGCTTGTGACCTTGTTCCCATGGTGGTTCTGTCCTTTGGCCTGGGAGTGAGCTGCCTTTTTGCCTTGGGGCTGACTCATTATCAGAAGTGGTGGGAGGATTTAATCCTGGGAATCTGTCCGCCAGTCAGGCTGGGGTTAGTAAGGTCCAGTAGCAGCAGGGCCCTAGAGACCACAGTCCAGTCCTTGAGGGCACAGCCTGGAGTGGGTAGCAGTCCTTCAGTCTTGGCTCCGTACAACAGCGGCTATTGCAGGGAATCAAAGCACAGTGCATGGTGTGGGGCAGAGATGGAGTGCCCTCAGAGCACGGGAGCCCTGAGCTGGCCAAGTGTGGGAAC contains:
- the UBAP1 gene encoding ubiquitin-associated protein 1; this encodes MASKKLGADFHGTFSYLDDVPFKIGDKFKTPAKVGLPIGFSLPDCLQVVREVQYDFSLEKKTIEWAEDIKKIQEAQWEAERKAEEAEAKVNSKSGPEGDSKMSFSKTHGTATMPPPINPILASLQHNSILMPTRVSSSATKQKVLSPPHTKADFNPADFECEEDPFDNLELKTIDEKEELRNILVGTSGPIMAQLLDSNLPRGGSGSVLQDEEVLASLERATLDFKPLHKPNGFITLPQLGNCEKMSLSSKVSLPPIPAVSNIKSLSFPKLDSDDSSQKTAKMASTFHSTSCLRSGTFRNSLKPSTQSSASELNGHHALGLSALNLDSGTEVPTLTHSQMPSLSVLSVCTEESSPPNTCPTVTPPNLSMSQVPNTPSCPQAYSELQTLSPSERHCVETVVSMGYSYECVLKAMKKKGENIEQILDYLFAHGQLCEKGFDPLLVEEALEMQQCSEEKMMEFLQLMSKFKEMGFELKDIKEVLLLHNNDQDNALEDLMARAGAS